taattattattattattattatggaaaTGCTTTTCCGTAATTGTGGTACAAGTGTGCTGGAATGTCTTTCCAAAAGAGTTAGCCACAATTGCTTTCCGAAATGAGTTCcccaaacaaaaaatgaacCAAGCAGAAGAGCCAAAACAACCACTTACCTACAGTGTCTACCTCCACCCAACCTTCTAAAGAGCTACGCACAGAATGCAGATGCTACCTTGACCCGACCTCAATGGAGCTACGCAACATGAACCAAAACAACCAATGTTTGTGACATTCGACAGATATAACGACATTTAAACCCTCTGCTTTTTGGACAAAGGTTGAAGAATGGAAAGTTAAAAACATCAGAAGGATAGTTTAGGGATATTAAAAATTTGGGAAGGGCAGGAAGCAGGCATGGGCATGCAGGAAGTAGAGGCccaattgatatatatatataggtgaaTAGCCCAATCGATATTGGCAACGAGAGGGTTAGAGATTTAAATCCTCCACTTGTATCACGTACCTCCCATAAACATTtgaaaagactaaaatatcCACCATCTCCTTCAAACTAATTGCAATCTTAAGACCCACCATGGCACCTCCCTCCAAGCATACTCACATTTCGACAAGAGCTCCTTCACCCATGACGATTGTGACCTCGTCCTCCACCATGCAAACCCTTGCACCCTTTTCACAATGTTGTGCCACCACCTTTCCTCTCCCTCCTTTGCGTGTCCTCATCTATGAGTTTTGACTTTCTGGTGTGGGAAAAGATATTTGTTGTGAAACAATAAATTTGGAATGATCATTCTTGGAAGTAAATTTTTGAAACACTTATTTATGTTTCGGAATAACTATtgtgaaatgtaatttttacCTTTTCAAAAGGTAAAATTATCTTCTAGAATGACCATTTTAGAATAAgagtttctaataaaaaaaaaactattttttgtcCAGATATAAAAGATGAGACAATCTGAATATAAGTGAGGAGGTGTTGAATTCAAATAACAAAGGCTTTTCGCATCAGCCCATCCTGCCCCGTTACCATCGTAGCCCAATgtatatatcaaaatattttgatttcgaagatgaaagaaaaaaaaaacgaaaacaaTAATTAGTTTGTGTTTGACAATTGACACTGCAAATATTTCGCTGCAATCAAATTCTACGGTTCGTTGGTGAGTTCTTCTCCCTTCTCTTCTCGCTAAACTTTTTATCGCATTCTTCGGCTGTTATCGTAATTGTCGTCGTtcatcagattttttttttcttgaccgTTTCTGCAATCAGTTTCTGCTTTGCGATCGATTttcattacttatttattaatggTCAGCGTTCATGTAAGTATTGAATTCGCGTTTATTGTTTGAAAGGGGGATCGAGAATGACCAGCTCAGCGGTTACGGAACAATTTGACAAATGCATGAAGAAGCAAGTAGAAGCAATTGCACGAGTTTTGCATTTATTTCAATCCTACAAAGAGGACAATATTCCGTGCAAAATCGACGAGGTGCAATTCTCACTTCGATTTTGTACATTCTGTTTTTGTTAAGGCTTTTATTCCGTTATTGGTTTGCACTATGCAGGGTCTCTATTTGGGTTCGATTGCCACTGCAGCTAACAAGCCTGCTTTGAAAGACTGTAATATTACTCACATTTTGACTGTGGCTGGTAGAATACCACCTGCACATCCTAACGATTTTGTCTATAAAATTATAGACGGTATGGTAATTTTCAtagaaatcaaacttttatttGCTTTTCATGTCGATCTATAAATGTGTGTGACTGATGATCAATAAACGGGTTTTGACATTGATATACGGCTATTCTGATTGGGTTTTGGGGAGCATCTGATTTTATAGCTATCAAAAGGGGCTTCATGACTTGTAATTGAGCTCACTATAAATGGGATTAAACTCGTGGCTGGAATTGAAGATGTATACTTTGTGCGCTTTAGGATAACAGTTGTGTTTGCGATCTTAAATAGTCCATGTTTTGGTCTTAACAGTTTGACATTCAGTTGCTGTCAAATTATTTAGGGATGTGGACTTTAGGGGGCAATAATTGGTTTCTTGTATCTTAGAAATTGTGTTTTTGAACAAGATGGCTTCATATGAGAAATGTTACATCACGTTGCTTGCAACAATGcttcatatgttttttttaatatatattttgctaAAACTACTGAATGAAGTGACAGCATGATGCTTATTGTCCTTGAACATCTAGTTCTGCATCCATACTAAAGATACGGTTTTGTTGGAAAATTGAGGCAGTTGTTGACAGAGATGATGAAGACTTAAAACAATACTTCAATGAGTGTTTTGATTTTATTGATGAAGCCAAAAGACTCGGTGGAGGTGTTTTGGTTCATTGTTTTGCTGGAAGATCAAGGAGGTAACTTCCATTCCTTTCTCCATTGTTTGGTTGTTTACATGTGATCACCTCTTGTTCTTGataatttcatgcatttttgTGCTCTGGTTTAAATTATCTGGAGTATTGTTtctcaagaaagaaaaaaaaaaaaaaactagaagcaACTTGTAGTTCATCATCCAACAACCTTTAGATGCTGGCTCCTATACCAGTAATAAAAGGTGTTAGAATGCAAAAGGCTCATACCCAGTGAGGGCTTTTGATGGGTTGGGAAGAGGGTAGATGTACACAGCCTTACATCCCACAAATGGAGAAACTAATTCTAGGACTTGAGCCAGTGATCACTAGGTCATCAGGAAGCAATCTTACTGTAAGGTTGCTCCAAGGCTCACCCTTTTTCTATACTGGTAATAACGTAGAAAATGGCATGCACATGAGTCAAAGTAGCAAGTTTTACATGAAAAGTCTAGTAAACACCTGTGAAACTCATAATTTTGTAACAAAGATTGTACTAGGCATGACAATAATCTTCATTTTTTGCCTTGTGAAATATCTTTACATATCTagttatatgaaaatatttcttGAAACCTGTTGTCACGAAGTTTGAATAAGTATATGTGTGTTGCTATCTGGAACTTAAGTATATGACTGTTGTGCTAAATGTGAAATTGTTTTCATATAGAAATTTGTAAATCTGTTGTAGCCTTGAAAACTATAGGTATCATTTACTTGTTTTCTCTGCttcattattcttttcttttttttggaatCTGCTTTTGTGTGGATCTTTCCAGTTTCATGTattgaaaatttcaaagaaTAATGAAAGTGCATGCTTCAAGATTATTTGACATCCTCCCAGTGAAATAGAAGTTCAAAACTCAATATAGCATGAGttgaatcaaatttttatttttctggctTCCATTTGTGAAATGCTATCAAATTTTTAAACAGGTATGAAGCTAAACCTTAAATTTGTTAACATATGAAAAGTAGAGAATTAAGGACGtgcttgaatttcaagagtgATGAATTACCTCTTTTACTTTGTTCCGTAACTTCAGTTCTGCATGAAACTCAAGTCAGCATTTTACTACTTTTTTAAAGCCCGTATCTGAACTTCTTAAAAAAGATCTTGGCATTTTTATTGCTCTTTTGGTTATTTCCCTTTTCATATGATGAACTGGGCAAAATTGGTCCTAATAATGTTACACCTTCCAGTGTGACTATAGTTGTGGCATATCTGATGAAGACTCGAGGAATGAGTTTTTTTGAAGCTCTGAAACATGTGAAGAGTATACGACCAGCAGCAGGTCCCAATCAGGGTTTCATTTGTCAGCTGGAGGACTTTGAAAAGTCTCTTCAAGGTGCCAATAAATTGCATTAGTCTTATTTACAATTGCAACCTAGCTTGGTGCATTATTATAAACGCATATCATAAGTCATCTACATAAAAATGGTATATATTTAcgtcttaaatatattttgaactGATACACCTCTGAAACCATCAAGATACACATTTACAATTGTAAACTTACACGTGAAAGATCTTTTCTGTAAGGAAGTGAAATTTGTAATGATTGCTTAAACTAAAAGAGTTTACTTGTACACTATGTTAATCTAGTAGAATGTGCTTCATGAAGAAAGTAAAGAGGTTTTCTTCAATTAtagattattgttattaattgcCAAGCATTTCGCATACCAGAACACAATCACATATATACTTCAATCAACGATGAACCGATGATACCTCATAATACGTTTATGGTTTATGCAAATCCTTATCTGTCGCGAAACTTTGATTTCACCGCGttgtctttcttttttggtttttcggatTCTAAATTTTACTACACGACGGTGGCTTTAGgaataaaaacaaagagatgGCTGCAAATATGACTAAACTTATTTTGAGCATCCTTTCTCTTTGAAAGGATAAGAAccaacaattttttaagaaaaagaatttttaaaagtagTTTGTTTCAATGAAAATtccaaagaatttttttaaaataaacgttaaaaattttcacttttatttctctctttttttcaatttttaaactcTAAGAACACATTAATCAAGAAATCATAAcattaaataacttttaagcttaaaaattgtaaaatagtttaaattcaaagtaattatttaaaaaatattttttaactttacatATAAAGTAGATTTTAagctatagtttttttttaaaaaaaaaatactataaagtTTTGCTTGATCTAAATTTTtctttagtttaaaatttattttaaaactaaagcttcaaataagaattttaaaaataattataaattctcatttatttcttttagctTAAAATATATAGCATGAGATAGGgtaggaaaagaaaaggaagagagagaagagaacgAAGAGAGAAAGAGTAGGAAAGAGAATAGAAGCCATTTATTTAGAAAACTCGTTTACATGAAAACTGTTAATAACTGTTAAGCTTCGATCAAGGATGGATTCATAAATCTATTAAA
This region of Glycine soja cultivar W05 chromosome 17, ASM419377v2, whole genome shotgun sequence genomic DNA includes:
- the LOC114392483 gene encoding dual specificity protein phosphatase 1-like isoform X1 gives rise to the protein MTSSAVTEQFDKCMKKQVEAIARVLHLFQSYKEDNIPCKIDEGLYLGSIATAANKPALKDCNITHILTVAGRIPPAHPNDFVYKIIDVVDRDDEDLKQYFNECFDFIDEAKRLGGGVLVHCFAGRSRSVTIVVAYLMKTRGMSFFEALKHVKSIRPAAGPNQGFICQLEDFEKSLQGANKLH
- the LOC114392483 gene encoding dual specificity protein phosphatase 1-like isoform X2 — translated: MHEEASRSNCTSFAFISILQRGQYSVQNRRANKPALKDCNITHILTVAGRIPPAHPNDFVYKIIDVVDRDDEDLKQYFNECFDFIDEAKRLGGGVLVHCFAGRSRSVTIVVAYLMKTRGMSFFEALKHVKSIRPAAGPNQGFICQLEDFEKSLQGANKLH